The genomic stretch GCAGATTGGGAACTTGATATTCTTGGACGCATTTTCCAGAGATTACGCAGATGAATGTTTCATGTGCCAGTACTCTACTGACTGCATGTAGTTTTGAACTTACCATTTTTCTGTTGCAGCTCATCTTctccactatttaaaagggcatcAGTCTGTCGTGAGATCATTTGCTTTTATCACCAATGAAAACTTCATGTTGGTTTCTGCATCACGAGACAGAACTCTGCGTGTATGGGACCTAAAACAGAATGGTGCGTAGGAGAAAATGATTCCATCTTTCTCATTTACTTTGAAGAAAGGCTACTGAATATTTGAGAGCATGTACTACCTCCAACAGGAATATGTGACAAGAAGTGGTCTTCTCTGTATAaagctgtgtatgtgtgtaaccGTTAAACTTCAAAAGATTTGGAAGGCACTGATTTCAGGTAGAACAGTAATTTGAGAATGGATTAACAGCATTTTGAACTCTGCCCACTAGCTTGCTAAAATGATGTTGGTGTGaaagaccacccccccccccccccccccccgtattTAACTCAATGACATTGTGCTGGAACGGTTGGTGCTTAATGAAATTGAGATGAAAATGCCAGATGAGCATTCCCCAGTTCTTGTTGCCTTCACCTGCTCAGTGAAATATGAGCTATTCAAAAGTTTTCTTAAAATTATGGAATGAAGCAGTGAAAGACGAGAGAATATCTGGCCCTTTCTCTGCCAGTATCTGCTCTTTTGGCTAATTTGGACAAATTTTTCATACTGCTACTCTTTCCCAATAGCCCTACAACTGTGTATCTTCCAAATAATTAACCAACTcctttttttttttgcaaagttaGTCCTGAGGGTAATGGAAGTAGACTTTTTGAGGTTCAAAGACTGTGTGTAATTATTCTCATCTTGCtcctttttgtatttttttttcccattgccTTAAATTTACGTTCTCTAGTTCGTGACCTTTTTGGCACTTGAAATagtttatttatttgtttgttcaaaatcatgaatggtttGAACAactgtcaaatctcctctccaAAATAGAACAAACCCACTCTCCCTCAACATAACTAAATGAAATCCATCATTtgtggtatcattctagtaaatgcATTCTGTTCTTCAGGGTGCTAACTTGTCCTTGAGGTGTGATGTTCTAAATTGAGCAAAGTACTCCAGCTCCGTTCTAACCAACATTTTTATAAAAGGTCCAGCAAAACTGCTATGCTTTTTGCATTCCATGCCTCTAGTGATCAAGTCAAAGATCCTGAAAGACTTTTAAACTATTCTCTCAACTTGTCCTGCCACAGATTTCTGTCCTGTATCCCTTTCATTATACCATTTAGTTCATTTttgtctcttctcattcttctgaccaaaaGATGCCAGCTCCAAATTCTCTACATTTAAATCTGATCTATCACTTCACCAGTCTACCAATGTCCTCTTGAAGTCTTTTATACCATCTATTTTCTCCACAATTTGTGGGTATTGCCAGGATAATGAGCATTTTTTCATGGTCTGGTTAGGAAGGAAATTCATTAAAGGCGATTAGGAAGAGGTTACTAGATTGCTACCTGGAATGAACATAATTGTTATGGAGATGGGTTGGACAGGCTGTGCATATTTTCAATGGCATTTAGGAGAGTGACAGCTGACTTGATTTGAATTGTGTAAGATTCTGAATGGATTGACAAGGTCAATGTCAGTAGGATGTTTCTCCTCTTGCACCAGTTCAGAGTGAGGGCGCGCTGCTTTTAAAAGTAGGGCTGCTGTTTCAGGACAGATATGGTGTTTTTCTTTTCCTGAGTTGTGCAGCTTTGGGATTCTGCCTTAGGATGTAGTGGATGTTGAATATTTTAACACTAAGGATAGATTTTGGTTAGGCAGGTGACCTCAGGGTTACTGGGAGTTGGAGTTGTGAAATTCGAAACAGACACAGATCAGccagatcttactgaatggcagagcaggcttgaggaatcTGATAATCTACTTCAGATGTTCTGTACATTTGATTGGGCTTTGGTCCATGGGTGGCGGAGGAAATAAATGTTTGAGATGTTGAATAAGGCGCCAATCAATAGTTCACTTTATTTTTTTTGTTCTGGAATTGAGTTATTTGAGTTGTACTCATCCACTCACCCAACTGGAGAGTGTTCAGTTGCAGTCCTGATTTGTGGCTTGTAGATGACAAACTTGTTTTAGCAGTCATGAGGTGAATCACTTGCTACAAAATACACTCTTTTCCTGCTCTTGTAGTTGCAGTATTCATGGGGTTGGTTTGTTTCTGATCACTGGTAACTCCATGATGTTGCTTGGAATTTAGTAATGGTAATACCAGTGAATGTTCAAGGAAGATGCTTAGATTCTGTTGTTGAAATGATCACCTGGTACTTGCATGGCATGAATTGtacttgtcacttatcaaccCAAGTCGAAATGTTATCCAGGTGTCACGAGCAAGCGTGGACCACTTCAGcatctgaagagttgtgaatggttcTGACCACCATGCAGtcgtcagtgaacatccctacttctgatggAAGGAAGGTTACTGAATTATATGAAAACCGTTATGTTCCTCGGGCAGGGTCCTAGACTTCAACAGCGATTTCCTAGGACAGATTTCCAGCAACAACAACCACCTTCCTTTTGTATAGGTGTGACTGTAGCCACTGGAGATTTTCCTAACTTCTAGTGCCTTCGAGGTTTAGAGTTCCTTTAATGCTGCCATTGGTCAAGCAGCCCTCGATGCCAAGGGCAGTTACTTTAACTTCatcaaaagtaatttttttttgtgctgcTTTTTCTTTTAGACCAAAGTAGTAATGAGGTGTGACATTAGTGCTGCCTCAGCAGGATAGGTGACAATCCTTTCATTAGTAAAATGAATCAATATGATGGACGTCTGACAGCTGAGGGTTGGGCTTCACTGTCATTAAGGTTGGATATGTTTTTGGAGATCCTGCTGCCACCTTTTCAGCTGTTACTCCAATTTCAATTCTCTTACTTTTTTTTGTTAGTTGCCTTTATTTTAGAAAGAAATTTGGGATGTACTTTTTGTCCAACTTTTCATACCTCTGTTTGTTTGTCGCCCAATATATTGATTGTTCAATATCATAAGTAAATGAATATCTATAAATACAGTAGACTGATTATGGTTAGACAGTAGCAAAGAGCTTcagggttgggggtggaaggtgggTGTGGATGCCAAAGGTGGGGGCGGGGCAGACATTCAGTCATTCTTACCTATCCATCAGCAATTTGGATTATAAGTAACTTGAGCAGCAGGCATTATATAGCAGaggaaatcaaatcaaatggtaCATAAAGCAAATTTAAAAGTGCAATTGTTCAGTCAGCATTAATGTGTACTTGCAAAATAATAGTGGGACAATAGGATTTTGTCATAAATTTAGCATTTTATTGGATGCTAATATTTAGTCAACCAATTTAGTCTTGTCATCTTTTGATCAGTATTTGGAAACAGTGCTTCAATGTTCACGAACTTAATGAATAACGTTGACTAAATGTTTGAATCAAGTTTGATAATTGATGCAATGTGATGATTAAGAAGCTAAAAAATGTACTTGTTGAACAGATGATATCACATTTCAGTTCACTGGAATTCCTGATAATCTGTCACTGGAAATAATTCTCATAGTTGGGATACTATGCTGCTACTTTTGAATGTGTCTTATTGTAACAGTGAATTAAGCAACCTTTCTTCAGCTGAGGATTGTTTCACTTTGCATTGCTACTTTCTActctccaccctcctcctccaggtAAACTACTGCATATATTAAATGGTCATGACCAGTGGGTTTATTGTTGTGCTGTCTCCCCTGATTCGACGATGCTTTGTTCTGTAGGAGGGGGAAGGACGGTAAGTTTCTATCTGTAAAGGTCAATGAGTTGAGCTTTTTGCataagaaacattttctttttacacGCATGCTTGTAGTTTTTCCTTAAACTACGACACTTAAATGCTACTTAACTTTATACTTAAAGCCATTTTTATAAAGTGTCCCTTATTAGAATTCATTAGTAATTATAAAAGAATTGCAGGCTGTTCTTTTGAATATTGGAAAGGAATTCTGGAAGTAAACTCCCTCACTATCTCTAATGTTCACAATTTCCTCCTGCACACCCAATTTCAGGTTATGAATAAACGCTACCAGCGTTTGAGATGTTTGCAAAATTCACACCCTTGTGAACAAAGTAGATTGCTTAACTTTGTGTAGCTGTAACTGGGAAATGAAGGTTGCCTATGACTGTGTATAAGAAAAATGAACCTGTCATTTCATGACTGCTCAATCAGAAACTATGCATATTTTATTGCTGCACCTATTTGATGTTCTACATTCATTTTCAACCTTGTTCTGGCATAATGTTCAGTCGAGTCTGTTAACCTAATTCTGTGGCGATGTTGGAAGTTAATGTAGTGAATCTAATTCATTTAGATTTTACTTTTCCATCTCTTTATTTCTTTCCGTCTCTTACCCTTTCCTTTCTTTCCAGGATCTCTTTATCTTGACATTACTGAAATAGCTGAGCTATCTGCAGCTGTGTTGAAGGCCGTCAGCAAGAATTGTGAAATAATAGTGTATTTTGTGACCTAGCTACCTGTGTGCCCTCAATAATATGGTGTGGCAATCTTCCAGGAGTTCAGTACAAACTCCTTGTAGATTTGGCACATAAGCCAGTATATTTTGTTAATACCTTGCTTTTGATTTCATTCTAGAATGGCAGTTGATCTTTGTGATTCAGTTTACGTTACTGGAGCAGTGTGGGGATAGCTTTCTGAATCAAGTTTTAGACTGATACAAATCTGTGCTCTTCTGTAtccattttttttttttaaaaaagctatttgTAAACTCGTATGTTTCATCAAGCTTTTTTTAGAATAAGTCACTTGTGGGCTGGGCCCACATtcattgcccactcctaattgcccttgaaaggatcttctttggaactgctgcagtccatttgttatAGGTACATAAAACACctttttagggagggagttccaattTTGACTCTGACActgaggaatggtgacatatttccaagtctgggtgTGAATGGcttgggaggggaacttgcaggtggtaacattcctatgtatctgctgcattTGTACTTCTGCATGGTAGTAGTCATGAGTTTGGACGGTGTTGGCAAAATTACCTATCTTGTTTTGTTATTTGTCTGTCAAGCATGATGGATTGCTTTTTGTAATGTCAAAGACATTAACTACTACAGTTTAGGTTATATAAATTATGGCCTCACTTTTATAGGAATTAGAAAAGTGTAGCAACTGTATTGAAATTGACATGTAACTTTTATTTTGCCTTGGCTCAAATAGTTTTGGCATAAAATCCTTCTGCAGATGTACTGCCTTATGTGGATGAGTGAAAGCATTGAATTTGCCTTGTAACAGCAGAAGGCTGTTCTCAGATACCTGAATTTTTATAGATGTATAAACACTTATGGTAAGAGTTGTAGACCCATGAGACCTTGCAGAGGCACTTGCTATGTTAATGGATTGGGAACTGTATCTTAATTATTGAGAAATCCTAATTATATTTTCGGCCTCATCTTTAAATACGGCTTGCTAGCTAATTCCATATAAATTCTGATTTCATTTTGATGCTTTTATAAGTTTCTTAATGTCATAATGTTTAATTGCATTGTGATCACAGGTACTACTGTGGAGTACAGTAACATATAAAGTGATTCGGAAACTAGAAGGACATGGAGCTGATGTTGTATCATGTGAATATTCCCCCAATGGAGCATTACTAGCTACTGCATCTTATGACACCTATGTAATTGTGTGGGACCCATACACTGGAGAAAGCCTGATGAAGCTGAGGTAAAGAAGCATTTGTTTGAAATTAATTAGCTACACTTGGAAAACATTTTCCATGCAAAAACAATGTTGTGTGAACATTAAATCCTTATCCTAAGTCTTTGTATACTTTATACAATAGGCGGGATTGATCTCAGCCTCCTATTTGGCTAGAAATTTGAAgtttaaacaaacaaaacactGGATATACTCCAGCCTGGCAATACCTGTGGAGGAAAAAGGATAGGACCAGATTTAACATCCACAGTAGCATGGCTGTTCACTGTCTGGAAAGTCAGTGACAACCCAACTGTGGCCATTTCAAGTAATCTTTCAGTAACTTAAATTGCTATCAGGCACCCAACATTCCTCCAAGTTTCCAGAGCATTTAGACTAGATTTCCCAGCTCCACGTGGCCAATGTTTCTCGGCTGGCTCACTAGTACTGGCAGTACCAAATAGTGTGATTTATCCTGGGCACTAAATCTACTTATTCCAGTTCTTCAAGATGTTGTGCCAGTACAAATGATTTCATGCTCATCTCTGGAATCTCTCTGGTACAATAAATTTCAGCAGATTTCCTCCTTACAAGTTGGGAGGGGGAAAAATGCATTTTATAGATTTGGAAAGGTgcaaaatctatttttaaaaacctATTACTGATAATCcagatttaaaatttgatttttaaacCAGAACAACCTCTGTTAATGTAAAGCTTTGGTACTGCAGGCATTGTTCCCCACCGGCTTCTCTGGATGTTGATGAAGACTTTCGTACTGGATTTGTAAGAGCAGTCTCCTTTTCCCAGGAGGAACTAAATGTTACCTCAGTAGCAGATGATGGGTGAGATCGATATGTCCCAAACTACTGTACACTgatttaatgtgtgtgtgtgtgtgtgtgtgagagagtcgtTGTTGTCACTGCATGCTCAGCTTCTCAGACTTATGCAGGCCCTCCAGGATATGCTTGGATTGCTGTACATCTTAGAGGGAATATTGCAGTTTATTTAACAAGGAGCTCCCATGAAGCAACTTGAGTACGAAGTCTTTTACATCTTGATTACTCATGGAATCGTAGACTGGGTACAATATAGCAGGAGACCATATGGCATTTGGTCTCAACCCCAGTTCTGCAGATGGCAACTTGACTAGTCCAACACCACCTTCGTAGCATGGCTACATATCTCACTTCAGGCAATCGTCCAATAACCATTCAAATTCTAATTGAAATTTGCCTTTTCACTTTCTAAAACagttcatttcagattttaaccactgagttgtgttttttttccctgagtaAAACAACTTTTCTTCAAATCATTAGTTGCATTGTCATTCAACTTTAAAATAAGCTAGTGAAGTTAATGTTTAATATTGTACATAAATAGAATTTGAAATATTCTGTATTAACTTTGTTAAACTTACAGGCTTGGCTTGTCAGTTTGCTATTTAATTTGTTCAGGTTTGCAATGCCAATTTAGACATCAGCCAGTCAGTCTTTGTACATTTTATATCAAACAAGTACAATTTGTAACTTAAAAATTTTATTACATCTAGATTGCTGAGAATTTGGTGTTTGGATTTACAAAGGCCAATATATGTTGCTCCCCTGGCTAATGGGCTCTGttgtacattctctccacatGGTAGAGTGTTGGCCACAGGGTAAGGATGCTTTCAAGTCCGGTATTGAGCTACAAGTTTAATTGTTGTTCTGCTTGATTTTAGCATACATGCTTAAACAGTAAGTTGAGTCATTATGTAACCAGAATGGTGTAGGGGATTCCCAATGATGAGTTACAAATCTTTGCTGTCCTTTTGTGAAGTACAGTTTTGAGACTGTACAAATTTCACACTTGTTTTTGTGGGATCGTAATTATGCTGGCTGGAACCATTTCCCATGAGAATGATCTGTTTTGGCACTGAATAATTCAGAAAAATGACTTGCTGAACATTCTCTCCAAGGTTGAGCATGATACGTATGTGTACAAACTAGTTTATAACTTAGTCTTTTCTCCATCCCATCCCAATGTTGTTCCAGGACAAGAGATGGTCATGTTACATTCTGGACCGTACCGAGGGTGCTGCCAACTCTGCAAAACATTTGCCGCAATGCTGTGCGCCATGTAATGACAACCCACCAAGTTATGCTGTTGCCAGTTCCAAAGAAGATAAAACAATTCTTGATTTATAAGTTCTAGTTCACACTTTGGAGGTAAAGTGACAGGATGGGAGGGAACCCTTATCTCAACGGTAGCAGATAATGAATAATATTTTTTTACCAGGATTTATTTGAATGAATactatttattttgattttaaaaatgtatatctAGGTTCCAGTACAAATTATCACTAGAGCCTTTCTGATTATAAAAGTTGCTTAGCATTACatccaatttaaaacaaaaagtactTCCCCCACCTCACTCAATCTTTTGCATATCATTGGCATATTCCACATTGTGAAGAGTCATGTGACTGATTTAAAGTACAATATTTATTCTGAATGTGGAAATCCACTAGATCAGGCCAAAGGtttaaaatgttatttaattATGAAACTTCTAATTATTTACAGAAGCAAATCCCTCCAGTAtagtaacatttttaaaaaatcctccaGTTTAGTTTGTAAGTTTGCACAAAGAAGATTTCTAGCCAGTTAATCATTTATTGATCTATCCAGATAGACAATGCATGATTTCATAATTgctcctttaattttttttatcttcacTGATTTATGGATTTACTGATTCAAATTTAACttggtgttggggggtggggggggcggttgCATGGATGGAAGTGTCTTAAATTTGCCTTTTTGAGGTTTGTACCTTATGACTAACTAGAATATTCCAGATTcatcttttaattatttttggaATCTTATTGTTGCTGGATGTACCCatttttcacttttaaaatatttcttatttaGTCACTGTTCCATCCTTGTCATTTTATCACCTTTATGCTAGAATTGAATATTTACAGCCCAGATGTAGATCTTTGTGACCCAAATGTAACTTCTGGTCTAGCCTGCCTTCTAACGGTATTTTTATAAGCTTTCTGCATGCACTTGCTTTAATTCCTGCTGGTGTAGAACTATAAATGACAAACTTTCATATCaaaaaaatgcaggaaagaaaCAAAGGTTGACCAAATACACATGACAAAGAAAATTGGCAAAAGGTGCAAGTTTAATTCTGGAAAATCCATATCCAAGCAATTGTGCTAAATTGATGGGTCATGGAGGAATTTTTGTCTCAATGGGTTTTGAAAGTCGGTTATGATCAGTTGTAGATTTTCCATggaatgcaatttttttaaaacatgggTTTGTCACATGTTTTTGATTAATCACTTGCAACTATTTAACTGCACACAATTAGTCTTGTCACTGCACTAAAATTTTTGTACTTCCAAACTGATTTAACGAGTGCAACTGGAAAAGGCTTGATATGGAACATTTATTTGTACAAACCTGTTGTTTATTTTCTCTGTATTTAAAGAATAGAATACTTTCagtatttatttttcttctgatttttagaaataaaattaacttaAGTTGTTTATAATACATGTCTGCATCTGTCACATTCTTTTGTTGGGAGTGTAGATAAGGTAAAAGTGTGGAATCTTTGTTCAACCCATTCTTTTCCTCTACCGGttaccaaaaaaaatcacttagtCTGACTAACGTTTTCACTATTTTAATCATACTCTGTCtggaacagaattccaaagattaacagccctctgaagaaattcttttgcATCTCAGCCTAAATGAGACGACCTCTTAGTTTAAAATTGTACCTTCACTTCTACAATTTtccccacaaaaggaaacatccacAA from Stegostoma tigrinum isolate sSteTig4 chromosome 26, sSteTig4.hap1, whole genome shotgun sequence encodes the following:
- the wsb2 gene encoding WD repeat and SOCS box-containing protein 2 isoform X2; this translates as MDGATDCSPQTAAEPLLLAKFIPNRSREFDWTSGCETWGVAFSPDGSYFAWSQGHNIVKLIPWPLADRKTNCKSAHNFKVDESSDDRCREMLIDCGQTVWGLSFGASPSNNGKQSSENQRKSKLQFPDAVLATGLSNGEIKLWKVPTAHLLHYLKGHQSVVRSFAFITNENFMLVSASRDRTLRVWDLKQNGKLLHILNGHDQWVYCCAVSPDSTMLCSVGGGRTVLLWSTVTYKVIRKLEGHGADVVSCEYSPNGALLATASYDTYVIVWDPYTGESLMKLRHCSPPASLDVDEDFRTGFVRAVSFSQEELNVTSVADDGLLRIWCLDLQRPIYVAPLANGLCCTFSPHGRVLATGTRDGHVTFWTVPRVLPTLQNICRNAVRHVMTTHQVMLLPVPKKIKQFLIYKF
- the wsb2 gene encoding WD repeat and SOCS box-containing protein 2 isoform X1, which translates into the protein MDGATDCSPQTAAAEPLLLAKFIPNRSREFDWTSGCETWGVAFSPDGSYFAWSQGHNIVKLIPWPLADRKTNCKSAHNFKVDESSDDRCREMLIDCGQTVWGLSFGASPSNNGKQSSENQRKSKLQFPDAVLATGLSNGEIKLWKVPTAHLLHYLKGHQSVVRSFAFITNENFMLVSASRDRTLRVWDLKQNGKLLHILNGHDQWVYCCAVSPDSTMLCSVGGGRTVLLWSTVTYKVIRKLEGHGADVVSCEYSPNGALLATASYDTYVIVWDPYTGESLMKLRHCSPPASLDVDEDFRTGFVRAVSFSQEELNVTSVADDGLLRIWCLDLQRPIYVAPLANGLCCTFSPHGRVLATGTRDGHVTFWTVPRVLPTLQNICRNAVRHVMTTHQVMLLPVPKKIKQFLIYKF